A single Pseudoxanthomonas sp. DNA region contains:
- a CDS encoding HNH endonuclease: MAITDKTRKVLWGRSGNLCAFCKAHLVLDASQEDRESVVGDECHIVSGARGGPRHDPNFPAAEIDDLDNLLLLCRVHHKLIDDQAETFSAVSLRELKGNHEKWVKERLTPMCEPEPVRIVRARAEIPEVLIMVPNAKTMLDFAADCDGRYDDYPGDLTEDELSSVGGFLQNLTDWCDLGISEPSERIQAQRSIADDMAELERLDLRVYAAQEKQQLRGGVGGPRSFHVLHVRIVRKDDPKQIPLTPPTVGDPTTSGGI; the protein is encoded by the coding sequence ATGGCAATCACCGATAAGACAAGAAAGGTTCTGTGGGGTCGCTCCGGGAACCTGTGTGCGTTCTGTAAGGCGCACCTCGTCCTGGATGCTTCGCAAGAGGACCGAGAATCTGTCGTCGGCGATGAGTGCCACATTGTCTCGGGCGCACGGGGTGGCCCCCGTCACGACCCGAACTTCCCGGCCGCCGAGATCGACGACCTCGACAATCTCTTGTTGCTTTGTCGGGTCCACCACAAGCTGATCGACGACCAGGCGGAGACCTTCTCCGCGGTGAGCCTGAGGGAACTCAAAGGGAACCACGAGAAGTGGGTCAAGGAACGGCTAACGCCGATGTGCGAGCCAGAGCCAGTCAGGATCGTGCGAGCACGCGCGGAGATTCCCGAGGTGCTCATCATGGTGCCGAATGCTAAGACGATGCTTGATTTTGCGGCAGATTGTGATGGACGCTATGACGACTATCCGGGAGACCTCACGGAAGATGAACTGTCTTCCGTCGGCGGCTTCTTGCAGAACCTAACCGATTGGTGCGACCTAGGCATCTCCGAGCCGTCAGAACGAATTCAGGCCCAACGTTCCATAGCGGACGACATGGCGGAACTGGAACGACTCGATTTGCGAGTGTATGCCGCTCAGGAGAAGCAGCAACTACGCGGCGGTGTGGGCGGCCCGCGATCTTTCCACGTTCTCCACGTCAGGATCGTTCGCAAGGATGACCCCAAGCAGATACCACTCACCCCACCCACAGTGGGCGACCCGACGACTAGCGGCGGAATCTAG